Proteins from one Pyrococcus kukulkanii genomic window:
- the hypD gene encoding hydrogenase formation protein HypD, giving the protein MLEKFRDRQIAQRIVRKIHEEAKGFEELRFMHVCGTHEDTVTRAGIRSLLPENVKIMSGPGCPVCITPVEDIVKMMEIMKQAYEEGERIILTTFGDMYRIPTPRGSFADLKSEGYDVRVVYSIYDAYKIAKENPDKLVVHFSPGFETTTAPAAGMLNAVVEEGLENFKIYSVHRLTPPAVEALVKGGTRFHGLIDPGHVSTIIGVKGWVHITEKYGIPQVVAGFEPVDMLLAILLLIKMVKKGEAKILNEYTRAVKWEGNVKAQELIDKFFEVKDAKWRALGIIPESGLELRREWRELEIRTYYDPEVPKLPDLEKGCLCGAILRGLALPPQCPHFGKTCTPRHPIGPCMVSYEGTCSIFYKYGALF; this is encoded by the coding sequence ATGCTTGAGAAATTCAGGGATAGGCAGATCGCCCAAAGGATAGTCAGAAAGATACATGAGGAAGCTAAAGGTTTTGAGGAACTAAGGTTCATGCATGTCTGTGGAACACATGAGGATACCGTCACAAGGGCAGGCATAAGATCACTACTGCCGGAGAACGTCAAAATAATGAGCGGACCGGGCTGTCCTGTGTGTATAACTCCAGTAGAGGACATAGTAAAAATGATGGAGATTATGAAACAAGCCTATGAAGAGGGTGAGAGGATTATTTTGACGACTTTTGGAGACATGTACAGAATTCCTACACCAAGGGGAAGCTTCGCCGATCTAAAGAGCGAAGGCTACGATGTTAGAGTCGTTTACTCAATTTACGATGCCTACAAAATAGCCAAGGAGAATCCTGATAAGCTAGTAGTTCACTTCTCACCCGGCTTTGAGACAACAACAGCTCCAGCCGCTGGAATGCTTAATGCCGTTGTGGAGGAGGGATTGGAGAACTTTAAGATCTATTCGGTTCACAGGCTAACGCCTCCAGCAGTTGAAGCCTTGGTAAAGGGGGGAACAAGGTTCCATGGGCTAATTGACCCCGGGCACGTCTCCACGATAATTGGCGTTAAGGGATGGGTTCATATAACTGAAAAATATGGAATTCCCCAGGTAGTTGCCGGTTTCGAGCCCGTTGATATGCTACTGGCAATACTCCTACTCATAAAGATGGTTAAGAAGGGAGAGGCAAAGATACTAAACGAGTACACGAGGGCCGTGAAGTGGGAGGGAAACGTCAAGGCCCAAGAGTTAATTGACAAATTCTTCGAGGTTAAGGATGCAAAGTGGAGGGCCCTGGGAATAATTCCAGAGAGCGGACTTGAGCTCAGGAGGGAGTGGAGGGAGTTGGAGATAAGGACTTACTACGATCCGGAAGTTCCGAAGCTTCCTGACTTGGAAAAGGGTTGCCTCTGCGGTGCGATCCTCAGGGGTTTAGCTTTACCTCCCCAGTGCCCGCACTTCGGCAAGACCTGCACCCCGAGGCACCCCATAGGGCCCTGCATGGTTTCCTACGAAGGCACGTGCTCAATATTCTACAAGTACGGAGCCCTGTTCTAA
- a CDS encoding HypC/HybG/HupF family hydrogenase formation chaperone: protein MCLAVPGKVVEIRGNVGIVDFGGIKREVRLDLLPDIKVGDYVIVHTGFAIEKLDEERAKEILEAWEEVLSALEG, encoded by the coding sequence ATGTGCTTGGCCGTTCCTGGGAAAGTCGTGGAAATTAGGGGTAACGTTGGAATAGTGGATTTTGGGGGCATTAAAAGGGAAGTAAGGTTAGATCTACTCCCAGACATCAAGGTTGGCGATTACGTGATAGTTCACACTGGCTTTGCAATAGAGAAACTCGACGAGGAGAGAGCAAAGGAAATTCTTGAAGCGTGGGAAGAAGTTCTCTCAGCTCTGGAGGGATAG
- a CDS encoding ATP-binding protein, producing MFMFYDREKELALLRTFVESEPNTIFFIYGPINSGKTTLLMEFSRRLSEDFVPFYINLRWHAISSPSDFLNILFSIHRGKKDVVKAIVEDLPGIIHGIPVPKALLREVIGNHENAFSYIIETLKKIRKSGKIPILILDELQKVEDLKINGPLLYELFNLLVGLTKELHLAHVFTITSDSLFIEKVYSEAMLHGRAEFFLVDDFDEDTAREFLEELGFKGEEIELVIRHFGGKPSYLTLASLHKDNLEEWCRGELDTRENWIKFKLNDLKRENGIIYREVIRILKSFMDSEFIKIEDVSPGIRWLVKQNILFLDPKKGILRPQGRLELLAIRRIVG from the coding sequence ATGTTCATGTTTTACGACAGGGAGAAAGAGCTGGCTCTCCTCAGAACTTTCGTTGAGAGCGAGCCAAACACAATCTTCTTCATTTACGGCCCGATAAACTCGGGCAAAACAACACTACTAATGGAATTTTCTAGGAGACTTTCCGAGGATTTTGTTCCATTCTATATAAACCTCAGGTGGCATGCTATATCCAGCCCTTCTGATTTCCTTAATATTCTGTTCTCGATACACAGAGGCAAGAAGGACGTTGTTAAAGCAATAGTAGAGGATCTACCTGGGATTATCCACGGAATTCCAGTTCCAAAAGCTCTGCTGAGAGAGGTAATTGGGAACCACGAAAACGCTTTTTCCTATATAATTGAGACTTTGAAAAAGATTAGGAAAAGTGGAAAAATTCCAATTCTAATCTTAGATGAGCTCCAGAAGGTTGAAGACCTCAAAATAAATGGACCACTACTCTATGAACTCTTCAACCTCCTAGTCGGACTTACGAAAGAACTACACCTAGCCCACGTCTTCACAATAACCTCAGATTCTCTCTTCATTGAGAAGGTGTACAGCGAAGCAATGCTCCACGGTAGGGCCGAATTCTTCTTGGTAGATGATTTTGATGAGGATACTGCGAGAGAATTCCTTGAAGAACTTGGATTTAAGGGGGAAGAGATAGAATTAGTCATCAGGCACTTTGGGGGAAAGCCCTCCTATCTCACACTTGCTTCTCTTCACAAGGACAACCTAGAAGAATGGTGCAGGGGAGAACTTGATACAAGAGAGAATTGGATAAAATTTAAGCTGAATGACCTCAAAAGGGAAAACGGGATCATTTACAGGGAAGTTATAAGGATATTAAAAAGCTTTATGGACAGCGAGTTCATCAAGATAGAGGATGTAAGCCCAGGAATAAGATGGTTAGTGAAGCAGAATATTCTCTTCTTAGATCCGAAGAAGGGAATTTTAAGACCTCAGGGAAGGCTTGAGCTCTTGGCTATTAGGAGGATTGTAGGGTAG